One region of Drosophila kikkawai strain 14028-0561.14 chromosome 2R, DkikHiC1v2, whole genome shotgun sequence genomic DNA includes:
- the Np gene encoding serine protease filzig yields the protein MGAQHTDTDTYTYTAASSEPRAKSRAATSTSPSRMPRPSLVLSLLTVASLLLLTIDATPVFVDNPSLAQFQSGRNIRHLPCIVRKSGRSGVCMFAIDCIKQNGTHLGTCIDRFYFGSCCALKEEASLFAPEINDNSIDQNTISHFAHESTTLPTSALFKLTTESSLSTTHHQSPQSSTNELLKNVTQSYLSTSKPATGASTLSTTRRPSLAHTTHKNSHFVVRTTFKPSGAPASPSSTASSAPSTTTSSLPTVKPPRRRTTTAKPVLTTVPVVQEQRIETTSVPTKFVTFQIVETTTPPVTEPTRQQQETTTTAAPTRRHTRPTASSSAASRTTSKPTAVPTSPPTTTTTSTTPVPTTPTPTRAAVTTQRPTPPLRTTTPKPHKTHSSRRPAPSKKPVGSTSTTISGSQSTRKPIDSLASSTTITLSNNTATTVPARRPVIHTSSSSISSSTSSTTSSTSFKDELNNNRTTIKVPERTTQAPRPKPKPTGEIVKVPALLAEPTSQPTTAADTSSSISSSSSNPPKTSPSSTTPLLVTKKKPSTTTAGTTTTTSTTKPTRRATTKAPTTTTPKPTTTTPSTTTTTSKPSTTTTVKPLLTTEAPLSVPETPATKKPGLITWTDVEAEPPTNASISNDWQPAPPPNWMPLATPVPEASNKTGATTAPPSATDKVVISVATSVSEVETHGTAKPHKTTKPPRVTSTPKPPSTTTTTTKATTTATPTTVKTTEAPSSSVELASSTSSSVELSNEVASSSSGISSTISSSTTSSPETTSAGETTDYSGEEPNTTTIEATGSTTVAPANALEGVDYKEVCGRRMFPEPRIVGGANAAFGRWPWQISLRQWRTSTYLHKCGAALLNENWAITAAHCVDNVPPSDLLLRLGEYDLAEEEEPYGYQERRVQIVASHPQFDPRTFEYDLALLRFYEPVVFQPNIIPVCVPDNDENFIGQTAFVTGWGRLYEDGPLPSVLQEVAVPVINNTICESMYRSAGYIEHIPHIFICAGWKKGGYDSCEGDSGGPMVLQRESDKRFHLGGVISWGIGCAEANQPGVYTRISEFRDWINQILQF from the exons TCCAATCTGGTCGAAATATCCGCCATCTGCCCTGCATTGTCCGAAAGTCCGGACGCTCGGGAGTCTGTATGTTCGCCATTGACTGCATCAAGCAGAATGGCACCCACCTGGGCACCTGCATCGATCGCTTCTACTTTGGCTCTTGCTGTGCCCTGAAG GAGGAAGCCTCGCTCTTTGCACCGGAGATCAATGACAATAGCATCGACCAGAATACCATCTCCCACTTTGCCCATGAATCCACCACTCTCCCCACCAGTGCTCTCTTCAAGCTCACCACCGAGAGCAGCCTGTCCACTACCCACCACCAGAGCCCTCAGTCATCCACCAACGAGCTGCTCAAGAACGTTACCCAGTCGTATCTGAGCACCTCCAAGCCCGCTACTGGGGCCAGTACTCTCTCCACCACCCGCCGCCCATCGCTGGCACACACAACCCACAAGAACTCACACTTCGTGGTCCGGACCACTTTCAAGCCCAGCGGAGCACCTGCTTCTCCTTCGTCTACTGCTTCTTCTGCTCCCTCGACAACAACGTCGTCGCTGCCAACAGTTAAGCCGCCGCGCAGACGCACCACCACAGCCAAGCCCGTGCTAACTACGGTTCCGGTGGTGCAGGAGCAGCGCATTGAAACCACCTCGGTGCCCACCAAGTTTGTGACCTTCCAAATTGTGGAGACCACGACTCCGCCAGTGACGGAACCTACTCGTCAACAGCAGGAGACGACCACGACGGCAGCACCAACCAGGCGGCACACCag ACCCACTGCGAGCAGTTCAGCGGCTAGCAGGACGACCAGCAAACCCACAGCAGTCCCTACCAGCCCCccaacaacgacgacgacatcAACAACCCCAGTACCCACAACTCCAACACCAACCAGAGCCGCTGTGACCACCCAACGCCCCACACCGCCGCTGCGCACCACTACGCCCAAGCCCCACAAGACGCATTCCAGCCGGAGACCTGCGCCGTCCAAGAAGCCCGTTGGATCAACATCCACAACAATTAGTGGATCGCAGTCCACGAGGAAACCTATTGACAGCCTGGCGAGCAGCACCACAATCACTTTGAGTAACAACACAGCTACTACTGTGCCGGCACGGAGACCAGTGATCCACACGAGCAGCAGTAGCATCAGTAGTTCCACCAGCTCGACAACAAGCAGCACATCATTTAAGGACGAACTCAACAATAACCGGACAACCATTAAGGTGCCGGAACGCACCACTCAGGCGCCACGTCCAAAGCCCAAGCCCACTGGGGAAATTGTAAAGGTGCCGGCTCTTCTGGCGGAACCTACAAGCCAACCCACAACAGCGGCAgataccagcagcagcattagCAGTAGTAGCAGTAATCCTCCCAAGACCTCGCCCAGTAGCACCACCCCTCTTCTGGTGACCAAGAAGAAGCCGAGCACCACCACAGCTGGAACAACAACCACTACCAGCACTACGAAACCCACTCGCCGAGCTACAACCAAAGCTCCGACAACAACTACCCCCAAACCCACTACAACAACCccctcaacaacaacaacaaccagtaAACCGAGCACTACAACTACAGTGAAGCCCCTACTAACCACAGAGGCTCCTTTAAGCGTTCCCGAAACGCCAGCCACCAAGAAACCCGGCCTAATTACCTGGACAGACGTCGAGGCTGAGCCGCCAACAAATGCCAGCATTTCCAATGACTGGCAGCCCGCACCGCCGCCCAACTGGATGCCACTGGCCACCCCAGTCCCGGAAGCGAGCAATAAAACAGGAGCTACAACAG CCCCTCCCAGTGCCACCGACAAAGTGGTCATCTCGGTGGCCACCAGTGTCAGTGAGGTGGAGACGCACGGCACGGCCAAGCCGCACAAGACCACGAAGCCGCCAAGAGTCACAAGTACACCAAAACcaccatcaacaacaacaacaacaacaaaagctaCGACAACTGCAACGCCAACCACAGTGAAAACCACCGAGGCTCCGTCGAGCAGCGTGGAATTGGCCTCATCTACATCATCCTCCGTTGAGCTGAGCAACGAGGTGGcatccagcagcagcggcataAGCAGTActatcagcagcagcaccaccagcagtcCCGAAACCACATCTGCCGGTGAAACCACCGATTATAGCGGCGAAGAACCGAACACCACGACCATTGAGGCCACTGGCAGCACCACCGTGGCACCCGCCAATGCTCTGGAGGGCGTCGATTACAAGGAAG TCTGCGGCCGTCGCATGTTCCCCGAGCCCAGGATCGTTGGTGGAGCCAACGCCGCCTTCGGTCGCTGGCCCTGGCAGATCTCCCTGCGCCAGTGGCGCACCTCCACCTACCTGCACAAGTGCGGAGCGGCCCTGCTGAACGAGAACTGGGCGATCACGGCGGCCCATTGTGTGGACAA CGTGCCGCCCTCCGATCTGCTGCTGCGCCTGGGCGAGTACGACCtggccgaggaggaggagccctATGGCTATCAGGAGCGCCGCGTCCAGATCGTAGCCTCGCATCCCCAGTTTGACCCGCGCACCTTTGAATACGATCTGGCTTTGCTCAG ATTCTACGAGCCCGTCGTCTTCCAACCCAACATCATACCTGTGTGCGTGCCGGACAACGACGAGAACTTCATTGGACAGACGGCCTTTGTCACGGGCTGGGGCCGCTTGTACGAGGACGGACCGCTGCCCAGCGTGCTCCAGGAGGTGGCCGTGCCGGTGATCAACAACACCATCTGTGAGTCCATGTACCGCTCGGCGGGCTACATCGAGCACATCCCGCACATCTTCATCTGCGCCGGCTGGAAGAAGGGCGGCTACGACTCCTGCGAGG GTGACTCCGGTGGCCCCATGGTGCTGCAGAGGGAGTCCGATAAGCGCTTCCACCTGGGCGGCGTCATCTCGTGGGGCATTGGGTGCGCGGAGGCCAACCAGCCAGGCGTGTATACGCGCATCTCCGAGTTCCGGGACTGGATCAACCAGATACTGCAGTTCTAG